The Brassica oleracea var. oleracea cultivar TO1000 chromosome C7, BOL, whole genome shotgun sequence sequence CGGTCCCGTGGTTTTTCCTTCTCACATCGAGGAGGTTTTCCACGTAAAAATTGTGTGTCTCATTTAGTTATCGCAACTTTGATATCTTGCCATCGTCGAATTATTTTCCTCACAGGTTTGCACAAGGTCAGGGGAACACGACCATTAGTATTTCCGCTGCGCCGTGTGACTTTCCCCAACATTTCTCAACTCTAAAAAAATAATGTATAATATTGTATTACATTTATTTAAAGAATATAAAATAAGACTACATAACATAAATATATTTTTAAAATTTTCTTTGTGGAAATCATTATGTTCTTTGATTATTGTACTTGATTCACATATTTGCATAGATATTTGTGATAGATGAATAACTATATTTCAGTCTTCGAGGAGCAGAAACTTGAGAAGAAGACGGATGAAGAGTGGAAGCTGCAGCATCGCCAAGTGNNNNNNNNNNNNNNNNNNNNNNNNNNNNNNNNNNNNNNNNNNNNNNNNNNNNNNNNNNNNNNNNNNNNNNNNNNNNNNNNNNNNNNNNNNNNNNNNNNNNNNNNNNNNNNNNNNNNNNNNNNNNNNNNNNNNNNNNNNNNNNNNNNNNNNNNNNNNNNNNNNNNNNNNNNNNNNNNNNNNNNNNNNNNNNNNCATCAAGTTTGATGATGAGATTCACGGTCTGTGGCTTCTCGGTACTTTACCGGACTCTTGGGAGGTTTTCAGGATGTCTCTTTGTAACTCCGCGTCGGAAGGTGTTACTTCGATGGATTCAATGAAGAACAGTGTTCTTAATGAGGAAGCAAGAAGGCAGTCGAATGCTAGCAGTTCGCGTTCAGATGTCTTTGTTACTGAGTCAAGGGGGAGAAGTACAAGTAGAGATCCCAAGAGAGACAAGAACAGGAGCAGGANNNNNNNNNNNNNNNNNNNNNNNNNNNNNNNNNNNNNNNNNNNNNNNNNNNNNNNNNNNNNNNNNNNNNNNNNNNNNNNNNNNNNNNNNNNNNNNNNNNNNNNNNNNNNNNNNNNNNNNNNNNNNNNNNNNNNNNNNNNNNNNNNNNNNNNNNNNNNNNNNNNNNNNNNNNNNNNNNNNNNNNNNNNNNNNNNNNNNNNNNNNNNNNNNNNNNNNNNNNNNNNNNNNNNNNNNNNNNNNNNNNNNNNNNNNNNNNNNNNNNNNNNNNNNNNNNNNNNNNNNNNNNNNNNNNNNNNNNNNNNNNNNNNNNNNNNNNNNNNNNNNNNNNNNNNNNNNNNNNNNNNNNNNNNNNNNNNNNNNNNNNNNNNNNNNNNNNNNNNNNNNNNNNNNNNNNNNNNNNNNNNNNNNNNNNNNNNNNNNNNNNNNNNNNNNNNNNNNNNNNNNNNNNNNNNNNNNNNNNNNNNNNNNNNNNNNNNNNNNNNNNNNNNNNNNNNNNNNNNNNNNNNNNNNNNNNNNNNNNNNNNNNNNNNNNNNNNNNNNNNNNNNNNNNNNNNNNNNNNNNNNNNNNNNNNNNNNNNNNNNNNNNNNNNNNNNNNNNNNNNNNNNNNNNNNNNNNNNNNNNNNNNNNNNNNNNNNNNNNNNNNNNNNNNNNNNNNNNNNNNNNNNNNNNNNNNNNNNNNNNNNNNNNNNNNNNNNNNNNNNNNNNNNNNNNNNNNNNNNNNNNNNNNNNNNNNNNNNNNNNNNNNNNNNNNNNNNNNNNNNNNNNNNNNNNNNNNNNNNNNNNNNNNNNNNNNNNNNNNNNNNNNNNNNNNNNNNNNNNNNNNNNNNNNNNNNNNNNNNNNNNNNNNNNNNNNNNNNNNNNNNNNNNNNNNNNNNNNNNNNNNNNNNNNNNNNNNNNNNNNNNNNNNNNNNNNNNNNNNNNNNNNNNNNNNNNNNNNNNNNNNNNNNNNNNNNNNNNNNNNNNNNNNNNNNNNNNNNNNNNNNNNNNNNNNNNNNNNNNNNNNNNNNNNNNNNNNNNNNNNNNNNNNNNNNNNNNNNNNNNNNNNNNNNNNNNNNNNNNNNNNNNNNNNNNNNNNNNNNNNNNNNNNNNNNNNNNNNNNNNNNNNNNNNNNNNNNNNNNNNNNNNNNNNNNNNNNNNNNNNNNNNNNNNNNNNNNNNNNNNNNNNNNNNNNNNNNNNNNNNNNNNNNNNNNNNNNNNNNNNNNNNNNNNNNNNNNNNNNNNNNNNNNNNNNNNNNNNNNNNNNNNNNNNNNNNNNNNNNNNNNNNNNNNNNNNNNNNNNNNNNNNNNNNNNNNNNNNNNNNNNNNNNNNNNNNNNNNNNNNNNNNNNNNNNNNNNNNNNNNNNNNNNNNNNNNNNNNNNNNNNNNNNNNNNNNNNNNNNNNNNNNNNNNNNNNNNNNNNNNNNNNNNNNNNNNNNNNNNNNNNNNNNNNNNNNNNNNNNNNNNNNNNNNNNNNNNNNNNNNNNNNNNNNNNNNNNNNNNNNNNNNNNNNNNNNNNNNNNNNNNNNNNNNNNNNNNNNNNNNNNNNNNNNNNNNNNNNNNNNNNNNNNNNNNNNNNNNNNNNNNNNNNNNNNNNNNNNNNNNNNNNNNNNNNNNNNNNNNNNNNNNNNNNNNNNNNNNNNNNNNNNNNNNNNNNNNNNNNNNNNNNNNNNNNNNNNNNNNNNNNNNNNNNNNNNNNNNNNNNNNNNNNNNNNNNNNNNNNNNNNNNNNNNNNNNNNNNNNNNNNNNNNNNNNNNNNNNNNNNNNNNNNNNNNNNNNNNNNNNNNNNNNNNNNNNNNNNNNNNNNNNNNNNNNNNNNNNNNNNNNNNNNNNNNNNNNNNNNNNNNNNNNNNNNNNNNNNNNNNNNNNNNNNNNNNNNNNNNNNNNNNNNNNNNNNNNNNNNNNNNNNNNNNNNNNNNNNNNNNNNNNNNNNNNNNNNNNNNNNNNNNNNNNNNNNNNNNNNNNNNNNNNNNNNNNNNNNNNNNNNNNNNNNNNNNNNNNNNNNNNNNNNNNNNNNNNNNNNNNNNNNNNNNNNNNNNNNNNNNNNNNNNNNNNNNNNNNNNNNNNNNNNNNNNNNNNNNNNNNNNNNNNNNNNNNNNNNNNNNNNNNNNNNNNNNNNNNNNNNNNNNNNNNNNNNNNNNNNNNNNNNNNNNNNNNNNNNNNNNNNNNNNNNNNNNNNNNNNNNNNNNNNNNNNNNNNNNNNNNNNNNNNNNNNNNNNNNNNNNNNNNNNNNNNNNNNNNNNNNNNNNNNNNNNNNNNNNNNNNNNNNNNNNNNNNNNNNNNNNNNNNNNNNNNNNNNNNNNNNNNNNNNNNNNNNNNNNNNNNNNNNNNNNNNNNNNNNNNNNNNNNNNNNNNNNNNNNNNNNNNNNNNNNNNNNNNNNNNNNNNNNNNNNNNNNNNNNNNNNNNNNNNNNNNNNNNNNNNNNNNNNNNNNNNNNNNNNNNNNNNNNNNNNNNNNNNNNNNNNNNNNNNNNNNNNNNNNNNNNNNNNNNNNNNNNNNNNNNNNNNNNNNNNNNNNNNNNNNNNNNNNNNNNNNNNNGGTGTTTGGTAAATCCAACGGTGAGATCTTCTCTTATTGAGCTGAAATTTGACAGAGGTATTGTCGACTTGTTTATCTTGGATTTGTACGGTTGGATTAGTTTCTGGAAGCCGGAATCTTTGTGAGCTGAGGTCGTTTGGTTGCTGCCGGTTTTGAAGCTTTGTGTTGCTCTCTTGTTGTTGTTGTTTGTGTTGGAGATAGCTCTTTGTAGCTAGACTCTCTGTTCTGTTCAGGCTGTTGAACAGGGAGGACGTGGTTGTACTCATACCATTTATATAGTGGATTTTTGAGTGGACTACGGTCCCGTGGTTTTTCCTTCTCACATCGAAGAGGTTTTCCACGTAAAAATTGTGTCTCATTTAGTTATCGCAACTTTGATATCTTGCCATCGTCGAAGTATTTTCCTCACAGGTTCGCACAAGGTCAGGGGAACACGACCATTAGTATTTCCGCTACGCCGTGTGACTTTCCCCAACAAATTCATCTCTATTATTAATTCCAATCAAATTGCCACGTAGAATTAGTAAATAAGAAAGGAATTAAAACTAACAATAAAAAAGGAAAATAGCTATAAAAAAAAGAGAGCCGTTCGAAAATGATTAGAACGTGATCTCCATCGGCTTCTTCTTCTTAGTCGCCCAATTTTGGTTTCACCTTCTTCAAACCAAATCAAGCCATGTCTGACGGCGATGACAACAAATAGTTTACATATTCGTTACTGAACAAGTAGTCTGCAAGGAGTTTCAAAAAAAGATCATCAACATACTCTAATCATAAAGCTTCTCAAAGACAGATATATAGCATCTGATGAACTCACAGATGGCTTGTTCACTTTTGAGGTTTTGGATCATAATACTCATGGTTTGCAACAACTGAACAGAAACTGTTACTCTTTTGCTAACCCTCAAAATACGTACAAACTCTCCCATGACTTGCTTCTCCAAAAAAACCTGCAGCTATTTTCGAAATATGAGCATATGCCACAATAGGAAACTAAGAGGGTTGACTGAAAAGACTGACTCAAATAATGAGGGATCATGGTGATCGCCATAGGTTAGTATCTCCGTGATTAATCTCAGTGCCTCGACAACAAAGTCCTTCAAAAATGGTAAACAGAGATCAAATCCAAACAAGAACAAAGCAATAAGTCCTAAGTCAAAGTTGCCACTGACCTTATTGGTATCGTTCACTATCTGAATTTTCCTCAACTGGTCAGTCAGATGCCTACACACACACACAAAAAAAAACACTTGTGCTTCATCATCTTGTGGAATCAAGGAACAAGTACTGTCGTACAATAAGATCTCAATGAAATTTCGAAAACAAGTCATTCTCCAATAGTGAAGGTAGACCCTTTGATCAACAATCTCTATAAACAAAAGTTTTAAAACTTGTGCTTCATCATCTGGTAGAATCAAGATACAAATACTGTCGGGCACTAAGATCTCAATGAAACGTGAAAACAAGCCATTCTCCTATGGAAAAGATAGGACCCTTTGACCTCTGACTGAAACAGGGGAACCCTAACAAACCAAATTCTAAGCCAATTCTAAACCACCGCTTAAAAGACACAATTTTTACTCAATAATCGCTTCTAACTTGCACACCATTGATGATTTTAGTCATGCAAATGAAACTTGTTGTGGGGGGCAAGCTGCTTTAAGAAGCTTAGCTACTCAAAAGCCGTTGCAGATTGTTGTCATCCGTCAGACATGGCTTGATTTGGTTTGAAGAAGGTGAAATCGCAATTGGGTGATGAAGAAGAAGCCGATGAAGATGACGTTCTAATCCTTTTCTAACGGCGATGTCTTTTTTTTTAAGCTATTTTTTTTATTAGTTTTAATTCCTTCTTTATTTACTAATTTCATTGGTGTTAATAATAGAGGTGAATTTGAGAGTTCACCCATATGGAATGAACCTAAGTTTTGTCCGAGAATAAAAGATGCAATCTTCTCGCTTCTCGTGTAGTCACATAGGGCTAGGTTCGCGGATCAACCCGCCCCGCATGACCTGCCAACCCGCGGATCGACTCTATTTTTTAAACTCAAAATTCCGACCCACATAACCCGCGAAAGAAAAATCGTAAACCCGCACCCGCCCCGCTAAGATTGCGGGTAACCCGCGGGACCCGCGGATAATATTAAATTTAATAAATAATTATTTTTATTATAAATTAATTATTTTTATAATAAAATTATACATTTATAATTTAAATTATTTAATTTTCACTAATTTATATATTTTTTTTACATATTTTTATTTTTATTTATTTTTTTTTAAAATAGAAAAAATAATATTTTTTTTATTTTGCGGGTCAGCGGGTACCCGCGATTCAAATTTGGTTGACCCGCACCCGCCTCGTTAAAAATCGACTCAACCCGCACCCGCACCCGCACCCGCACCCGCATGCTGAAATTTGTAAATCGATCGACCCGCATCCGCTCCACGGCGGCTCAAACGGGGCGGGACCCGCGGATAATGACCCAAATTCCCAGCTCTATTAAGTCACATCAGACTCAGACTCTTTTTGTTTTTCTTTATAACTCTTTGCATAAACTAGTCTTCAGTTCACTGGTGAGAAAGAGAGAGTAGAGAAGAAAGTGTTTGAAGAAAAAAGAAATGATAACTGCTTCTACTTCGCAGAGGTCAGTGATCGCTCTTCCGAGTAGGCTCGAAACCGTTTTGGAGAAAATATACAGTAAACACAAATGTCCTCACATAAGTGACGAGTCAAGGCAGAGACTTTCTTCGATTCCTGAGGATCTAGCTTTCGATTTGCTCAGGAAAGCTTTTAATTCTCCGGGAACGTCCAGCCTCGACCGCTTCATCGCCTCTAAGCTTACACACACCGTTACTGTTACTAGCTCTCCGGCTAAGTCTCCTCCTCGAAAAGATGGCTGCAGAGTTTCTCAAGGTCAGTATCTAAAAGCAGAGTCTTTCTATTTTATATTTTGTGGGTTCTTACTTTGACTGTGATTGATGCTGACTACAGAGGAGATATCTGTTGATTCTGAAGCTCCTCCTCAGCTCTTACTAGCTGCTTTGTGTGAACTTGAGTTCAACAAGGCCTTCTCTTGCTTACCTACATTCCTGGGTATGTTTATGCCTTCAAGTTTTCTACTTTTTAATGTTTCCACTTAAGTTTGTTATGGTAAAAGCTACCCTTTTAATGATAAAACTTTTGTGTTGAAAAAAAAAAAAAAAAAACTTTTTGTGTTGAACAGGAAAGATCTGGGTCAGGTTGAAATAACTGCTGAAGAGATCAGAGGATGGAAGGATTTGTCTATGGTTGCATTTGAAGCTGCGGTTTGGGATCGCTTGGGAAGGATTATTGTTCCCCAACAGACCGTAGATTGGTATGCCTGCTTAATCTTGAGTGTTCTATTTGGTAGATTGACAACAACTGACCGTAGACTTTTGTTGGGTACTAGAGGCATATTTTGTACTGTTTGGGTCTTGCATGCTTCTTCTGTTTCTTTCTGCAGTCACTCGAATGGAGGAGTGGCAACACTTATTACTATAAGTGTCATGTCGCTTCAGACGGAAGTTACACGTTCAAGGTTCATTTCCGTACTTTTCAACAAATGTACTATCTTTCTTTCTTTCGTGTTTGCATATATATTCCCATGTTGCATGTGTACTTTTTATGTTGAAATAATTCTTTGTCAAGTTTCTATCTTATGTCTCTATTACACGTAGTATCTTGGTGGGGTCAATAGAGTCCTTCGACATTGACTCGATCTACTTGTACTTATAATGGACTGGAGACACTGTTTTGGCAGGGACCTCGTCTTGAACCCACTGGAACACACTTGCACAAGGCCTTGGGTGATGATAATGTT is a genomic window containing:
- the LOC106304799 gene encoding protein CLEC16A homolog → MVCKLEAIIEHLTDQLRKIQIVNDTNKVFLEKQVMGEFVRILRVSKRVTVSVQLLQTMSIMIQNLKSEQAIYYLFSNEYVNYLLSSPSDMA